One stretch of Falco naumanni isolate bFalNau1 chromosome 7, bFalNau1.pat, whole genome shotgun sequence DNA includes these proteins:
- the RAMAC gene encoding RNA guanine-N7 methyltransferase activating subunit codes for MTSLVDMALNYEKMFAHRFTSDDEEYQEYLKRPADPPPIVEEWRSRSGGNQRNRDRFQDGRYFRGDRYNWQGDYRSNQRPERSWGNNYQQHRQGQSYSSHYGQYGYNSYNAGPRYHPY; via the exons ATGACTTCCTTGGTTGACATGGCCCTGAATTATGAAAAGATGTTTGCTCATCGATTCACATCAGATGATGAAGAATACCAAGAATACCTGAAACGCCCTGCAGATCCTCCTCCTATAGTTGAAGAATGGAGAAGCAGATCTGGTGGCAACCAGAGAAACAGAGATCg gtTTCAAGATGGTAGATATTTTAGAGGGGACAGATACAACTGGCAAGGTGACTATAGATCTAATCAGAGGCCAGAAAGAAGTTGGGGTAATAACtaccagcagcacagacaagGACAATCATACTCCTCCCACTACGGACAATATGGCTACAACTCCTACAATGCAGGGCCTCGTTACCATCCCTACTGA